CAAAACCTGCCTTTGGGTGGCTTTAGCTTTTTTTATGCTGCCCACCCAAATGCATGAGCGCTACATTTATCCTGCTTTTCTTTTTCTAGCCCTGATGATTCCAGAAATCAGTCAGCTTTACCAAGAAAAACCGCGATCTATTAAGTTATACTTTTACCTATTAATCATGACTCTATTACCCTTAACCTGCTTTTACAATCTCCATAATGTTCTAGCGATTAACTATCCTCAATACGCTTTGTCCATCTTGGCTCAATTAAATTTTAACGAACTAACTCTAATCGTGGCAGGTATCCATTTAATCCTTTTTCTTGGCTTAAGTATCATCTTTATCAAAGAAATTAATCCCCGATTGAGCCTCACGATCCTCTCTATAGCAGCCTTTATTATTATTTCTAAACAAGCCGCCTTTCTCGCTACTAAAGAAATTCCTTTAACCAAAATTACGCCTATTTATCAAAAACAGGATTATGGCTTACCAATGAAAAATTTGACTGTTAATTCAGCTTGGGGACCAAAATCCTGGAGCTTTCTTTCTTCAAACTACTTTTTTTACCGTCAAGGGCTTGGTTCTCATGCCAATTCTCAAATTATTTACCCTCTTAACGGCCAATTTAAACGCTTTACTACTGATGTGGGCATTGACGCCGAAGCCGGTATTCAGGGAACAGTTGAGTTTAAAATTCTGGCTGATGGTCAGCTTCTTTATGAATCAGGCAAGGTAGGGAGATTCGATCTACCCCGCCACGCTGAAGTCAATATTGAAAAAGCCCAAAATCTTGAATTAATTATTACTGATGCTCAAGACGGCATTAATGATGACCATGCTGATTGGTTAAATCCAACCCTCTACAAATGAAAGAAATAAAAAGAATAACCAAATTAATCCCTTTTCTTCTAATCATCATCGCCATTGTCTTCAACCTCTGGACTTTGGTACCAGAACTTTATATTCAATCTGACCTCAATGACAATATCTTTCAACTTGGTCTAATTAACCGAATGAATCAGGTTTGGGAAGAAGGTAATTTTTTAGATTTGATTGACCATTGGGTGCCCAACTGGGCTGATGGTTATCCTCTGCCTTTTTATTACTCCCATTTACCCCATTTAGTCACAGTGGCGAGTTACAAACTTATTGAACCTTTTCTGCCCCTCCAATTCTTTGATTATTTTCATCTTCTCCAATATCTAATCCTTGTTTTTACTCCTCTGGCTTTTTATATTGGTGCTCGAAAATTCTGTTTCTCAAAATTAACTTCTGGCTTAATTGCTCTGTTTTCCTCCCAACTTTTAACTGATGGTCTTTACGGAATTGATGTCTCAAGCTATGTTTGGCGAGGCTACGGCCTTTCTTTACAAGCTTTAAGTGTTTTCTTCTTACCTTTGGCCCTTGGTTTTACTTGGCAAGCTGTCAAAGAAAATAAAAAATATCTGGTGGCAATTGGCTTTCTTGTCGCCTGTCTAGCTTCTCACCTCGCCACTGGTTATATTGGTCTTCTTTCTTGCTTGTTAATCCCTTTGGCCTTAGTCAAACTGCCTAAGAGAAACTGGCTTTCCTCTTGGCAAAAAGTCATTTCTAAACCTAAATGCATAAGTTTAATTAAGAACTATATGCGTCTTTTGATTGTTTTCTCAATTACATTTATCTTCCTTTCCTACTGGTTCATACCCTTGTTTCTCAACAATCAATATCATGCTGTTAGTTTCTGGGACCCACCCAGTAAGTGGTTTTCTTATGGATTCGAGAGTGTTATCAATCTTTTCCTTAATGGTGATTTACTAGACTTTGGCCGCTTACCTATCCTAACCTTCTTAACTATTCTTGGCTTCCTGATTGCGGCTTTTCGCGCTCAAAAGCCCAGGCATCGCTTTTTCTTTTTTCTTTTTCCTTTCTGGCTAATTCTCTTTTTTGGCAAACCGTTTTTTGGAGACTTAATTAACCTCTTTCCCTTATTAAAGGACTATCATCTTCATCGTTTCATTATTGGTGTCCATCTAGCCAGTATTTTTCTTATTGGTATTGGCCTTAATTGGCTAATTACAAGAATTCTGAGGCTTAAATTTTCTCCTGATATAAATATATCTTTATGTATCGTTGTAATTCTTATTATTTCTTTACCTGTCTTTCGCCAAACCTACAATTACCTTGATTTGAACAGAGAATGGCTTCCAGGAGCCAATCAAGAATTTATTGAAGATTGGGCTAACTTAGGCAAAATAGTCCAGAAGCTCAATGAGCTTCCCCGAGGACGAATTTACGCTGGTCGACCAGGCAATTGGGGCCGAAGTTTTAAAGCAGGACCGACACCAGTCTATATGGCTCTCTCTGCCCGTGGTTTTGAAATTGGTGGCTTCTTGCCAGAAACTTGGTCCCTCAACTCTGATCCTGAACAATTCTTTAATGAACAATTACCAGAGCACTACAATCTCTATAATATTCGCTATTTGGTTAGCCCCCTTGATTATTCAGTCCCTTCTTTTGCTGAAGAAATTATTAGTTATGGCAACTACAAACTCTCTGAAATTGAAACAACTGGCTATTTTGACCTAGGTTACTCTGATCTTAATGTTCTCAGTTCAAAAGAAAACCTTTTTAACATTACTCGTTCTTGGATTATTTCTCCTTGGGTAAAACAAAAACAATTCCCCGCCTTAATCTTAAAAGGCCAATCAGATGCCAGTTGGCAAATTAAAATGACTGATGAAGCTAATTATCAAGCCCTTAATCAAGAATTTAATCTCTTCGTAAGTCCAGTCTTTAATCAAGAACAACCTTTTAAAATCAACCCTCAAGGAAAAATTTTACAAGAAGAGATAAACTTCCAAGAATATGAGGCTAGTATTGAAATTGACGAAGCATGCCAAGATTGTTTAATTGTTTTTAAAATGACTTACCACCCTAACTGGCAAGCAACTATCGATAATCAACCTGTCCAAAAAATAATGGTCTTCCCGAGCTTTATGGCCACCAAAGTTAACCCTGGAAAACACCAAATTTCTTTTAAATATCAACCAGCTCTCATTAAACCCCTTCTTCTAACCTTAGCAATCGTCACGCTTATTATTTTCCTTCGCCTAAAAAAACGCCTGCTCTCGAACCGCCTCTTTACCTAATAAATAAATCAAAATATTACTTAAAAAATCAATAAACGCAGGCTTTAATTAAGAAAAAAACAACTACTAGAGGACTTGTTGAATAAACTGTCGCAAAACAATAATTTCTTCTATTAAAAAACTATTAGACTAAAGCTTTAACCTAAAAATGGCGCTTTTATTAATTAATCACTTCTTTAGCAAACAAGGAAAAAGGTCGCTAATTTAAACACTTTTCGAGATACTCTAGGATAGATATATAAACGAACCATCTTTGTTAATATTTTTAGAAATTGTTAAAGGAATTTATCTACTTCATTAATAACTGAGATTACTTTTTAAACAAATGAGCTTCTTTAGTCACAATAAAAACTAACCAACAATTCTATAGGTTTACTTTATTTTAAAATGACTCTTTTATATCAAAACATATCAAGTTCTCCTCGGCTAAAATATTTTTAACCTTGATATACTATGCAATCTTATGACAGATTAATTAGGTAATTTTGCGGTAATTATTATTCGTGTGAATCTTTATGAAAATCTTTACAAAGACTTTTATTACCCTCCTTTATACCTGATCTAAATAGGTCAAACTCTACAAAAATTGCCTCTTGACAAGTATCTCCAGCCCTTATTATAGTAGTTTTGTTCTTATAATTTAGTATAATCTTTTATAATTTGAAGCTAAATTAAGTTTGCGGGAATTTTCAAAAATGACAAAATATAGCCAACATTATTCTTTCGAAAAATCAAAAAACTTTACTGGTCTTGCTGAGGTTTTCGTAGCTCTCCTAATTTTCAGTTGTGCTTTTATTTGGCTCTTTCTTTAAAACATGGACCTGCCCAAACTCTTTCGCTCCTATCTTGAATCACAAAAGGTTTCTTCTGTCACCATCAAAAATTATGTGGCCGACATTAACAACTTTCTTAACTGGTTAACAAAGAAAACAGGAATCAAATATCAAGTCGCCGGTAAAGGAATTTTTAATCTTTTTAACCAACAAACAATTGAAGAATATAAAACTGATTTAATTGCCAAAAATACTCCCCTGTCGACGATCAACCGTCGTCTTTCAGCTCTAAGAAAATTTGGTTATCTTGGTCTTAGTCAAGGATGGCTAAATAAAAATGAGCTTTCTCAAGTAAAAAATCTTCGTTTTTCAACCAAACATCCCTACCAAGGAGTCCTCATTAAATTTAAAAGACATCTAGAAAGACAAGAAGCCAGTCAAATAACCATTAATAACTATCTTTCAGATTTAAGGCACTTTTTAAGTTGGTTGGAATTAAAAACGTAGCTTAACAAAACTAATGCGGGCCGCCGCAAGCAAATTGGAGGGGAACCAAATTTCGCTTTTTCCGTCAGAGACGAAAGGTAGCCCGCATTTCAATTATATCACCTTAATCAAAGCCTTAAAACTTTCTCAAAACCTTTAGAAATGTCATCAAAATCAACACTTAGCCAAATAAACAAAGAAACCATTGATGCCTATCAAGACAACTTGATTAATGTCCTTAATCTCTCCTCGAGTACCGTTAATCGTCGCCTTTCAGCCTTACGTAAATTCGCTGCTTGGGCAACTAAGGCAGGTTATCTAAAAAACAATCCTTTTGAGAAAAAAAACTCTTCTCTGCCTCAAGAAACAGAGATGGTCACTAAAAAAGAAAGTTGGCTTCAATCAGCACCAGTAAAACTAGCTAAAATTGTCTTAGGTATTGTTATCATTATTATCCTCCTTCTCCTCTCTTCTTATCGCTTTTACTCTTATATTCGCTCCATGCGCATCCAACAAGTAGTAACGCCGACTGCAGCCGCTTATTCACCTTGGATTATCAATTTTCAAGGCAAACTAACC
The Patescibacteria group bacterium genome window above contains:
- a CDS encoding YfhO family protein, producing the protein MKEIKRITKLIPFLLIIIAIVFNLWTLVPELYIQSDLNDNIFQLGLINRMNQVWEEGNFLDLIDHWVPNWADGYPLPFYYSHLPHLVTVASYKLIEPFLPLQFFDYFHLLQYLILVFTPLAFYIGARKFCFSKLTSGLIALFSSQLLTDGLYGIDVSSYVWRGYGLSLQALSVFFLPLALGFTWQAVKENKKYLVAIGFLVACLASHLATGYIGLLSCLLIPLALVKLPKRNWLSSWQKVISKPKCISLIKNYMRLLIVFSITFIFLSYWFIPLFLNNQYHAVSFWDPPSKWFSYGFESVINLFLNGDLLDFGRLPILTFLTILGFLIAAFRAQKPRHRFFFFLFPFWLILFFGKPFFGDLINLFPLLKDYHLHRFIIGVHLASIFLIGIGLNWLITRILRLKFSPDINISLCIVVILIISLPVFRQTYNYLDLNREWLPGANQEFIEDWANLGKIVQKLNELPRGRIYAGRPGNWGRSFKAGPTPVYMALSARGFEIGGFLPETWSLNSDPEQFFNEQLPEHYNLYNIRYLVSPLDYSVPSFAEEIISYGNYKLSEIETTGYFDLGYSDLNVLSSKENLFNITRSWIISPWVKQKQFPALILKGQSDASWQIKMTDEANYQALNQEFNLFVSPVFNQEQPFKINPQGKILQEEINFQEYEASIEIDEACQDCLIVFKMTYHPNWQATIDNQPVQKIMVFPSFMATKVNPGKHQISFKYQPALIKPLLLTLAIVTLIIFLRLKKRLLSNRLFT
- a CDS encoding site-specific integrase, which produces MDLPKLFRSYLESQKVSSVTIKNYVADINNFLNWLTKKTGIKYQVAGKGIFNLFNQQTIEEYKTDLIAKNTPLSTINRRLSALRKFGYLGLSQGWLNKNELSQVKNLRFSTKHPYQGVLIKFKRHLERQEASQITINNYLSDLRHFLSWLELKT